In one Brevinematales bacterium genomic region, the following are encoded:
- the tsf gene encoding translation elongation factor Ts codes for MDITMDMIKELKERSGAGIVDCKNVLKETNGNIDEAADILRKKGLSKADKKADRVAKEGLVVHKMSADNKRGLVIKLNCETDFVAKTEKFQSFCSEAADLVFSKNYPFSAELPADLDELRRNTVAKVGENILVSEWAYIDAKGVLFPYIHLAKVGVIADFIFGKDISKDEDTQQFMKNIAMQITAMKPLGVTAEDIPAELVAKEKEIYMEEARATGKPEPVIEKIAEGKLKKFFEEAVLLEQFYILDEEKRIKDLVAEFSKSKGVDVKVASFIRINL; via the coding sequence ATGGATATTACGATGGATATGATAAAGGAACTGAAGGAACGTTCCGGCGCGGGTATAGTCGATTGTAAAAACGTACTGAAAGAAACTAACGGCAATATTGACGAAGCGGCGGATATACTCCGCAAGAAAGGTTTGAGTAAAGCGGATAAAAAAGCCGACCGTGTCGCCAAAGAAGGGCTGGTCGTGCATAAAATGTCCGCCGATAATAAAAGGGGCTTGGTAATCAAGCTGAACTGCGAGACCGATTTCGTAGCAAAGACGGAAAAATTCCAGAGTTTCTGCAGCGAAGCCGCGGATCTCGTTTTCAGCAAAAACTACCCGTTCTCCGCCGAACTTCCCGCCGATCTCGACGAGCTTCGCAGGAACACGGTCGCTAAGGTCGGGGAAAATATCCTCGTCTCGGAATGGGCTTATATCGACGCGAAAGGCGTGCTTTTCCCCTATATCCACCTCGCGAAAGTGGGCGTTATCGCCGATTTCATATTCGGTAAGGATATTTCCAAGGATGAAGATACCCAGCAGTTTATGAAGAATATTGCGATGCAGATTACCGCGATGAAACCTCTCGGCGTTACCGCTGAGGATATTCCCGCGGAACTGGTCGCTAAAGAGAAAGAGATATATATGGAAGAAGCCCGCGCGACGGGGAAACCCGAGCCGGTAATAGAAAAGATCGCCGAAGGGAAATTGAAGAAGTTTTTCGAGGAAGCAGTGCTTCTCGAACAGTTCTATATTCTCGACGAAGAGAAGAGAATTAAGGACCTCGTGGCCGAGTTCTCCAAATCCAAGGGCGTCGATGTTAAAGTCGCTTCTTTCATCAGAATAAACCTTTAA
- a CDS encoding UMP kinase, whose product MYNRVLVKVSGEVFGGGRHGLDYDAVTKVAYQISQAKELGVEIGVVVGGGNIIRGIDAQTHGVERATADYMGMLATVINALALQSMLEQKFGYDVRTQTAVPVHAVAEDFIQRVAIGHLEKKRIVIFAGGTGNPFFSTDTAAVLRAIEINADIMIKATKVDGVYDKDPKKHSDAVKYDELSYMSVLKQQLKVLDATAISLCMDNNLPVQVLDIFEEGNIRHAIEGKPVGTMIR is encoded by the coding sequence ATGTATAATCGCGTATTGGTAAAAGTCAGCGGCGAAGTATTCGGGGGAGGCCGTCATGGTCTCGATTACGACGCCGTCACAAAAGTCGCTTATCAAATCTCGCAAGCTAAGGAACTCGGCGTCGAAATCGGCGTAGTGGTCGGGGGCGGAAATATTATCCGCGGTATCGACGCGCAGACTCACGGGGTCGAACGCGCCACGGCGGACTATATGGGAATGCTCGCGACCGTGATCAACGCGCTCGCGCTCCAGTCGATGCTCGAGCAGAAATTCGGCTACGATGTACGTACCCAGACCGCCGTACCCGTGCACGCGGTCGCGGAGGATTTTATCCAACGGGTCGCTATCGGCCATCTCGAGAAGAAACGTATCGTTATCTTCGCGGGCGGTACCGGCAACCCGTTCTTTTCCACCGACACCGCCGCCGTGCTCCGCGCTATCGAGATCAACGCCGATATTATGATCAAGGCTACCAAGGTGGACGGCGTGTACGACAAAGACCCCAAGAAGCATTCCGACGCGGTCAAGTACGACGAGCTTTCTTATATGTCGGTACTCAAACAGCAGTTGAAGGTGCTGGACGCGACCGCAATCAGCCTGTGTATGGACAATAACCTGCCGGTTCAGGTGCTCGATATATTCGAGGAAGGTAATATCCGCCATGCTATCGAGGGCAAGCCTGTCGGCACGATGATCAGGTAA